The Pleurodeles waltl isolate 20211129_DDA chromosome 7, aPleWal1.hap1.20221129, whole genome shotgun sequence genome includes a region encoding these proteins:
- the LOC138245871 gene encoding monocarboxylate transporter 7-like codes for METARTCTKAKVYTKVPDGGWGWVVAVAFFFVEVFTYGVIKTFGVFFSELITYFEESNSRISWIISICVFVMTFTAPLSTVLSNRFGHRPVVMAGGILVSLGMVTASFARSVEEMYLTIGLVSGLGYSLSFIPTVTILSQYFDKKRSLVTAVASTGECFAVFAFAPAITALKDHLGWRHSLLLVGVLQLNIVVCGSLLRPMKIQKEVQVEETPKKDSMGTEYILENEKTLTSIDSVDSGVELATSPQKVNENLKSETKYVAPQEKAQMLEEARGPPVKTKVTLLDFSVLKNCSFICYSLFGLFATLAFFAPSLYIIPLGISLGIDKDHSAYMLSAMAIAEVFGRIGAGWILNKKPIRKIYIEIIFVILLCLALISFAFATEFWGLTVCSAFYGCMLGSVAGTHIPMLADDDVVGIEKMSSAVGVYVFIQSIAGLAGPPLGGVLVDATQNYGSAFYSCAIGMTLAAICLALVRPCKNDLCRCKPKQSIEEGAYKEKEGFKDVPDDFLEMDLGKSEGSVKSTEIHF; via the exons ATGGAAACTGCAAGAACCTGCACCAAAGCAAAAGTTTACACCAAAGTGCCTGATGGCggctggggctgggtggtggccgttGCCTTCTTCTTCGTGGAAGTATTCACCTATGGGGTCATCAAGACGTTTGGAGTCTTCTTCAGTGAACTCATCACTTACTTCGAGGAAAGCAATAGTCGTATATCCTGGATCATCTCAATATGTGTGTTTGTGATGACATTTACCG CCCCACTGTCAACAGTACTGAGCAACCGGTTTGGCCACCGACCAGTGGTTATGGCCGGAGGGATCTTGGTCAGCCTCGGAATGGTCACCGCATCTTTTGCACGCAGCGTCGAGGAAATGTACTTAACAATTGGTCTAGTATCTG GTTTGGGATACTCCTTAAGTTTCATACCAACGGTCACCATACTTTCACAGTACTTCGACAAAAAGCGTTCACTGGTTACTGCAGTTGCCTCCACTGGAGAATGTTTTGCAGTTTTCGCCTTTGCACCAG CTATTACTGCTCTAAAGGATCACCTCGGTTGGAGACACAGCCTGCTGCTTGTTGGTGTACTTCAGTTAAATATCGTTGTTTGTGGGTCACTGCTACGACCAATGAAAATCCAAAAAGAAGTACAAGTAGAAGAAACTCCCAAAAAAGACAGCATGGGAacagaatacatacttgaaaatgaGAAAACACTTACTTCAATTGACTCCGTAGACTCTGGAGTCGAACTAGCTACCTCACCTCAGAAAGTAAATGAAAACTTGAAATCTGAGACAAAATATGTTGCtccacaggaaaaggcccaaatgcTGGAAGAAGCACGTGGTCCTCCGGTGAAAACAAAAGTcactctgttagacttttcagTTTTGAAAAATTGTAGTTTTATTTGTTATTCACTCTTTGGCCTTTTTGCTACACTTGCATTTTTTGCCCCTTCTTTGTACATCATTCCACTGGGTATCAGTCTTGGTATTGATAAAGACCATTCTGCCTACATGCTGTCTGCCATGGCCATCGCTGAAGTTTTTGGAAGAATTGGCGCTGGATGGATTCTTAATAAGAAGCCCATTCGCAAGATTTATATTGAGATAATTTTCGTCATTTTGTTATGTTTGGCTCTCATTTCCTTTGCCTTTGCCACAGAGTTTTGGGGGCTGACTGTGTGTAGCGCATTTTATGGATGTATGTTAGGATCAGTGGCAGGTACCCACATTCCAATGCTAGCGGATGATGACGTTGTGGGCATCGAGAAGATGTCTTCAGCAGTTGGAGTCTATGTTTTCATTCAGAGCATAGCTGGGTTGGCTGGTCCACCACTTGGAG GTGTCCTTGTGGATGCAACACAGAATTACGGGTCAGCATTCTACTCCTGTGCGATTGGCATGACGCTGGCAGCCATATGTCTAGCCTTAGTACGGCCATGTAAGAATGACCTCTGCAGATGTAAGCCGAAACAATCTATAGAAGAAGGCGCTTATAAAGAAAAAGAAGGTTTTAAAGATGTGCCAGATGACTTTCTTGAAATGGATTTAGGCAAATCTGAAGGCTCGGTAAAAAGTACGgaaattcatttttaa